One segment of Sphingomonas telluris DNA contains the following:
- a CDS encoding TPM domain-containing protein: MKPVLQFLLLFALIVAPATAQTFPKLTGRVVDQADILRPEQELDISSKSEALEAQTGRQFVVATVKSLEGYPIEDYAYRLGREWKIGDKDKDDGVLLLVAPNDRKVWVATGYGAGAFLTDAISGVIVREKILPEFKKNPPDYGVGITAGADAIIKQMSLPPEEAQANIAKAQQQKARASGGIGQFIPVIVIMIIFFSIIGSLSRRSRARRYRSQRGGISPWVVLWGLNELSRGSRGGNWGGGGFGGGGGWGGGGGGFSGGGGSFGGGGAGGSW, encoded by the coding sequence GTGAAACCGGTTCTGCAATTTCTGCTGCTTTTCGCGTTGATCGTGGCACCTGCGACCGCACAGACCTTTCCCAAGCTGACGGGAAGGGTCGTCGATCAGGCCGACATCCTGCGTCCAGAGCAGGAGCTCGACATTTCGAGCAAGTCGGAAGCGTTAGAGGCGCAGACCGGGCGTCAGTTCGTCGTCGCCACGGTTAAGAGCCTCGAGGGCTATCCGATCGAGGACTACGCCTACCGGCTCGGGCGCGAGTGGAAGATCGGCGACAAGGATAAGGACGACGGCGTGCTCCTTTTGGTCGCTCCCAACGATCGGAAGGTGTGGGTCGCGACGGGCTATGGCGCGGGCGCGTTCCTGACGGACGCGATCTCGGGCGTGATCGTTCGCGAGAAGATCTTGCCGGAGTTCAAGAAGAACCCGCCGGACTATGGCGTTGGGATTACCGCCGGCGCGGATGCGATCATCAAGCAGATGTCGCTTCCGCCCGAAGAGGCGCAGGCGAACATCGCAAAGGCGCAGCAGCAGAAGGCGAGGGCGTCTGGCGGCATCGGGCAGTTCATTCCCGTGATCGTCATCATGATCATCTTCTTCTCGATCATCGGGTCGCTTTCCCGCCGCTCGAGGGCTCGCCGTTATCGTTCGCAGCGTGGCGGGATCAGCCCGTGGGTCGTGCTCTGGGGCCTTAATGAGCTCAGCCGCGGTTCGCGCGGCGGCAACTGGGGCGGCGGCGGCTTCGGCGGCGGAGGCGGCTGGGGAGGCGGCGGAGGCGGCTTCTCCGGCGGCGGCGGATCGTTCGGCGGCGGCGGAGCGGGGGGAAGCTGGTGA
- a CDS encoding TPM domain-containing protein, which yields MHRVLVALVLGLSACAPGDAHQGQKDAAPFGIALTGRVVDAANILPANVEQDLTAELAQLEQSTTDQVVVVTVPQLKGHAIEDVALGLGRGWRLGRADVDNGVMLVVAPNERKVRIEVGYGLEGLLTDDRAGKIVRLMLPEFRDGDLPAGIMIGVREIDAQLRSNTKRPQYLNEARRKAAA from the coding sequence GTGCACAGGGTGCTCGTTGCGCTCGTGCTTGGCCTGAGCGCGTGCGCTCCGGGCGACGCACATCAAGGGCAGAAAGACGCGGCGCCGTTCGGCATCGCGCTTACGGGACGCGTCGTGGACGCCGCAAACATCCTGCCCGCCAACGTCGAGCAAGATCTTACCGCGGAACTCGCGCAACTGGAGCAGTCCACCACTGATCAGGTGGTCGTCGTCACGGTCCCGCAATTGAAGGGCCACGCAATCGAAGATGTTGCGCTTGGGTTGGGTCGCGGATGGCGCTTAGGTCGAGCAGATGTGGATAACGGCGTAATGCTCGTTGTGGCTCCCAACGAACGCAAGGTTCGGATCGAAGTCGGTTATGGGCTCGAAGGTCTTCTGACCGATGATCGGGCCGGCAAGATCGTTCGCCTGATGCTTCCCGAGTTCAGAGATGGCGATTTGCCAGCTGGCATCATGATCGGCGTGCGGGAAATCGACGCACAGCTCCGTTCCAACACCAAGCGTCCGCAGTATCTTAACGAAGCTCGGAGGAAGGCGGCGGCGTGA
- a CDS encoding LemA family protein — MTVLRRVGLFTPLAALSLAGCGLNSVPTAEEQVNAKWGDLQADYQRRSDLIPNLVATVKGYAQQEKSVLTEVTQARASATQIKLSPGDLSDPQKVSAFNDAQNRVTLSLQRLQEAYPDLKSNANFLALQDQLEGTENRINVSRRDYNEAVQAYNTRIRTFPDAIGAKIFYGAKPKVPFEAAAGAETAPSVNFNAS; from the coding sequence ATGACCGTGCTTCGTCGAGTTGGCCTTTTCACTCCGCTTGCAGCGCTCAGCCTGGCCGGATGCGGCCTCAACAGCGTGCCGACCGCGGAGGAGCAGGTGAACGCCAAGTGGGGCGACCTGCAGGCCGATTACCAGCGCCGTTCGGACCTGATCCCCAACCTCGTTGCGACGGTGAAGGGCTATGCCCAGCAGGAAAAGTCTGTGCTGACCGAAGTCACCCAGGCCCGCGCCAGTGCCACGCAGATCAAGCTTTCGCCGGGCGATCTGAGCGATCCGCAGAAGGTCAGCGCGTTCAACGATGCGCAGAACCGCGTCACGTTGAGCCTCCAGCGGCTGCAGGAGGCTTATCCGGACCTCAAGTCCAACGCGAACTTCCTGGCGCTGCAGGACCAGCTCGAAGGCACCGAGAACCGCATCAACGTGTCGCGGCGCGACTACAACGAGGCGGTGCAGGCCTATAATACCCGCATCCGGACCTTCCCCGACGCGATCGGGGCGAAGATCTTCTACGGCGCCAAGCCGAAGGTGCCCTTCGAAGCCGCCGCCGGCGCGGAAACGGCGCCCTCGGTGAACTTCAACGCGAGCTAG
- the mscL gene encoding large conductance mechanosensitive channel protein MscL, whose protein sequence is MLKEFRDFIARGNVLDLAVAVIIGAAFGTIATSLTQDIIMPVVGAIFGGLDFSSHFVLLGPIPADYAGSPTDYAALKKAGVAVFGWGQFLTVVLNFVILAFIIFMLVRTANKMMRKADDAPAGPTEVELLAEIRDELKRR, encoded by the coding sequence ATGCTCAAGGAATTCCGCGACTTCATCGCCCGCGGCAACGTGCTCGACCTCGCCGTCGCCGTCATCATCGGCGCCGCCTTCGGCACCATCGCCACCAGCCTGACGCAGGACATCATCATGCCGGTCGTGGGCGCAATCTTCGGCGGCCTCGATTTCTCCAGCCATTTCGTCCTGCTGGGACCGATCCCGGCCGATTACGCGGGCTCGCCGACGGACTATGCCGCGCTCAAGAAGGCCGGTGTGGCCGTGTTCGGCTGGGGACAGTTCCTGACCGTGGTCCTGAACTTCGTCATCCTCGCCTTCATCATCTTCATGCTGGTCCGGACGGCCAACAAGATGATGAGAAAAGCGGACGATGCGCCGGCCGGCCCGACCGAGGTCGAGCTGCTGGCCGAGATCAGGGACGAGCTGAAGCGGCGCTAG
- a CDS encoding amidohydrolase family protein, producing the protein MRHTILAALLVAAAPAAIAAPVPKDQLLVPPKDAAHYVIVSTAGKHGDEYMWTLPDGSIAFRQSLLLRGLIFEVDETIKLGADKMPSDVVIRGVTPSGDAGEEFHVHGHEASWTSPVDKGSALYGNPAYYVPQGGTFLSGAPQVERLLAVGRAGMALLPSGKASLEKITQLEVDGPQGKKTAELQLLRGTTQTPQPIWTSDGKFFGALVGLGLLPAGYEGNMDKMQAAQDAALAALAPATAAKFLTAEAKRPVLFKGVQIYDADGEKFVVNQNVLVADGKIVSVGAAPASLPANTRVIAGAGKTLVPGLWDSHMHVSDDFGTVSELALGVTSCRNPGGPLELEVSQRERRAKGTLLAPECFSSVIVDQKGPLVAQGSIAVGSLDETLAAVRKIHDAGLTGVKFYTSMNPAWIPPAAKLAHELGLHVHGHIPAGMRTLDAINAGYDEITHIYFATMQAMPDEIVAKSNTTARMTGPGRYFKDVDLDAEPMRAVIKTMAEKKIALDPTLVVVEGVLLANAGTVQPAYTAYVGTLPPATERGFKSGAIPYPEGMTRADAEASFKKMGQYVNKLRAAGVPIVAGTDGYGMEIVRELELYVAGGMTPAQALSTATIVAARNVKADKRTGSIAAGKEADLVLVDGDPSKRIGDLRHVDQVMSDGVLMDGDALRAEAGFNGKPK; encoded by the coding sequence GTGCGCCACACGATTCTCGCCGCTTTGCTTGTCGCCGCCGCGCCTGCCGCGATCGCCGCTCCGGTGCCGAAGGATCAGCTGCTGGTCCCGCCCAAGGACGCGGCGCACTACGTCATCGTCTCGACGGCCGGAAAGCATGGCGACGAATATATGTGGACGCTTCCGGACGGCTCGATCGCCTTCCGTCAGTCGCTCCTGCTTCGCGGCCTGATCTTTGAGGTCGACGAGACGATCAAGCTTGGCGCCGACAAGATGCCGAGCGACGTCGTCATCCGCGGCGTGACGCCGAGCGGCGATGCAGGCGAGGAGTTCCACGTTCACGGTCATGAGGCGAGTTGGACGAGCCCGGTCGACAAGGGCAGCGCTCTCTACGGGAACCCCGCGTATTACGTCCCGCAGGGCGGCACCTTCCTGTCCGGTGCTCCGCAGGTCGAACGTTTGCTTGCGGTGGGACGCGCGGGGATGGCGCTGCTGCCGTCGGGCAAGGCGAGTCTCGAAAAGATCACGCAGCTCGAGGTCGATGGGCCGCAAGGCAAGAAGACCGCCGAGCTTCAGCTTCTCCGCGGTACGACGCAAACGCCGCAGCCGATTTGGACGTCGGACGGCAAGTTCTTCGGCGCCTTGGTCGGCCTCGGCCTGCTGCCCGCGGGTTACGAAGGGAACATGGACAAGATGCAGGCAGCCCAAGATGCGGCTTTGGCCGCGCTAGCTCCGGCGACAGCTGCCAAGTTCCTCACGGCCGAAGCGAAGCGTCCGGTGCTCTTCAAGGGCGTGCAGATCTACGACGCGGACGGCGAGAAGTTCGTCGTCAACCAGAATGTGCTGGTTGCCGACGGAAAGATCGTCAGCGTCGGCGCCGCGCCGGCTTCGCTACCGGCGAACACGCGCGTGATCGCGGGTGCGGGCAAGACGCTCGTCCCGGGCCTTTGGGACAGCCACATGCACGTGTCTGACGATTTCGGCACCGTGAGCGAGCTTGCGCTGGGCGTGACGTCCTGCCGCAACCCCGGCGGTCCGCTGGAGCTCGAAGTGTCGCAGCGTGAGCGCCGCGCCAAGGGTACGCTGCTCGCGCCGGAATGCTTCAGCTCCGTCATCGTCGACCAGAAGGGCCCGCTGGTCGCCCAGGGCAGTATTGCCGTCGGAAGCCTGGACGAGACGCTCGCTGCGGTTCGGAAGATCCACGATGCCGGACTCACCGGCGTGAAGTTCTACACGTCGATGAATCCGGCATGGATCCCGCCAGCGGCCAAGCTCGCGCACGAGCTTGGGCTGCACGTGCACGGCCACATCCCCGCAGGCATGCGGACTCTGGACGCGATCAATGCCGGCTATGACGAGATCACCCACATCTACTTCGCGACGATGCAGGCGATGCCGGACGAGATCGTCGCCAAGTCGAACACGACGGCGCGGATGACCGGGCCTGGGCGCTACTTCAAGGACGTCGATCTCGATGCCGAGCCGATGCGGGCAGTTATCAAGACGATGGCTGAGAAGAAAATCGCTCTCGATCCCACGCTGGTCGTGGTTGAGGGCGTGCTTCTGGCGAATGCCGGCACGGTGCAGCCCGCCTACACGGCCTACGTCGGCACGCTGCCGCCGGCCACGGAGCGAGGCTTCAAGTCCGGAGCCATTCCTTATCCTGAGGGCATGACTCGCGCAGATGCCGAGGCCAGCTTCAAGAAGATGGGCCAGTATGTGAACAAGCTTCGCGCGGCGGGCGTGCCGATCGTGGCCGGCACCGACGGCTACGGCATGGAGATCGTCCGCGAACTGGAGCTCTACGTCGCCGGTGGCATGACGCCCGCGCAGGCGCTTTCGACCGCGACCATCGTTGCCGCCCGCAACGTCAAGGCAGACAAGCGCACGGGATCGATCGCGGCCGGCAAGGAAGCGGACCTGGTGCTGGTCGACGGCGACCCGTCGAAGCGCATCGGCGACTTGAGGCACGTCGACCAGGTGATGAGCGACGGCGTCCTGATGGACGGCGATGCCCTTCGCGCGGAGGCGGGCTTCAACGGAAAGCCGAAGTGA
- a CDS encoding NUDIX domain-containing protein, with translation MAEDEAIPAATLILVRDRESGPPELLMVERAAGMAFAAGAWVFPGGRIDAADEELGATLDDEHGGARIAAIRETLEETAIPVGLGASPRPEHCLEIQAALAGGQQFAAVVAQAGLSLDVGALTPLARWVPRFHAKRRFDTLFFVARAPEGDWMPNVIEGECTGATWVSAAEILHRDRAGEVQLIFPTRRTLERLAQHSYYDAIVADARSHSIEPITPWVEEIGDERFIAIPEGMGFPVVRERLEGLWRG, from the coding sequence ATGGCCGAAGACGAAGCGATCCCCGCCGCGACCCTGATCCTCGTTCGCGACCGCGAGAGCGGCCCGCCCGAGCTGCTGATGGTCGAGCGCGCCGCGGGCATGGCCTTCGCGGCCGGGGCGTGGGTGTTTCCCGGCGGCAGGATCGACGCAGCCGATGAGGAGCTCGGCGCTACGCTGGACGACGAGCATGGGGGCGCCCGCATCGCCGCGATCCGCGAGACGCTCGAGGAGACGGCAATCCCGGTCGGTCTCGGTGCATCACCCCGCCCGGAGCACTGCCTGGAGATTCAGGCGGCGCTCGCCGGGGGCCAGCAGTTCGCGGCAGTCGTCGCGCAGGCCGGATTAAGCCTGGACGTGGGCGCGCTGACGCCGCTCGCTCGCTGGGTGCCGCGCTTCCACGCCAAGCGCCGCTTCGACACCCTTTTCTTCGTCGCGCGTGCGCCCGAAGGCGACTGGATGCCCAACGTCATAGAAGGCGAATGCACGGGCGCGACATGGGTCAGCGCGGCCGAAATCCTGCACCGCGATCGAGCCGGTGAAGTGCAGCTGATTTTCCCGACACGCCGCACGCTCGAACGGCTGGCTCAGCATTCGTATTACGATGCGATCGTCGCCGACGCGCGCTCACATTCGATCGAACCGATCACGCCCTGGGTAGAGGAGATCGGCGACGAGCGGTTCATCGCAATTCCGGAGGGAATGGGTTTTCCCGTCGTAAGGGAGCGCCTTGAGGGCCTCTGGCGCGGTTGA
- a CDS encoding SWIB/MDM2 domain-containing protein has protein sequence MATKSSGSGRKAGGGLARPVQPSADLAAITGSSPLPRSEVVSKVWDHIRKNNLQNPQNKREIVADDKLKKVFGGKDRVSMFEMNKHLSNHLK, from the coding sequence ATGGCAACAAAATCATCGGGGTCGGGCAGGAAAGCAGGCGGCGGATTGGCGCGGCCGGTTCAACCTTCGGCGGACCTCGCTGCGATTACGGGCAGCTCGCCGCTGCCGCGCAGCGAAGTGGTCTCCAAGGTCTGGGATCACATTCGCAAGAACAACCTGCAAAACCCTCAGAACAAGCGGGAAATTGTTGCTGACGACAAGCTGAAGAAGGTCTTCGGCGGCAAGGATCGCGTCAGCATGTTCGAGATGAACAAGCATCTCTCGAACCACCTGAAGTAA
- a CDS encoding LD-carboxypeptidase — protein sequence MRIAVVAPSCTLSRTAAERLEQFVQARGDCEVAVHPQCFEVDGHFAGTDEQRLEALREVMADPAVEAVWFARGGYGSNRIAEAALADPPAAASSKVYLGYSDAGFLHGGFHKAGLQVAWGPMPQDLMREGGQAAVTRALNWLVRRDPASLEPGLDGGPALAFNLTVFAALLGTVLEPDLKGADLLIEDVSEHHYRIDRTMFHVTASANVRSVARLRLGRVGDIPRNDPDFGRDEEAIVEEWCQRSGIVYGGRADIGHDVLNRIVPFTR from the coding sequence ATGCGGATCGCCGTCGTTGCTCCCAGCTGTACGTTGTCGCGCACCGCCGCCGAGCGGTTGGAGCAGTTCGTCCAAGCGCGCGGCGACTGCGAGGTCGCGGTTCATCCGCAGTGCTTCGAAGTCGACGGGCATTTCGCCGGCACCGACGAACAGCGGCTCGAAGCGTTACGCGAAGTGATGGCCGATCCGGCCGTGGAAGCGGTGTGGTTTGCGCGCGGCGGATACGGGTCCAATCGGATCGCGGAAGCTGCGCTCGCCGATCCTCCTGCAGCTGCGTCGTCCAAGGTTTATCTCGGCTACAGCGACGCGGGTTTCCTGCATGGCGGTTTTCACAAGGCGGGGCTGCAGGTCGCCTGGGGACCGATGCCGCAGGACCTGATGCGCGAGGGCGGGCAGGCGGCGGTAACGCGGGCTCTCAACTGGCTGGTCCGGCGCGATCCGGCGTCGCTGGAACCAGGGCTAGATGGCGGGCCTGCGCTGGCGTTCAATCTGACGGTGTTTGCTGCGTTGCTGGGAACTGTGCTGGAGCCTGACCTCAAAGGCGCCGATCTCCTCATCGAGGATGTGAGCGAGCATCACTACCGCATTGACCGCACGATGTTTCACGTCACCGCCAGCGCGAACGTGCGCAGCGTTGCGCGGCTGCGGCTGGGACGGGTCGGCGACATCCCGCGCAACGACCCCGACTTCGGCCGCGACGAAGAGGCGATCGTCGAGGAATGGTGCCAGCGTTCCGGCATCGTCTACGGCGGCCGCGCGGACATCGGTCACGACGTTCTGAACCGGATCGTTCCGTTCACGAGATAA